In Phytoactinopolyspora mesophila, the following are encoded in one genomic region:
- a CDS encoding DUF881 domain-containing protein gives MAGKKNHGTRPRDASMSLLNNIFAQPLDPGYQQAAARREKSGDPGGGSRFSLALVVGMLALGLLLAMAILQAQGTASVISAEREGLIERIRVQEEQVERLSESMDSLQSEISDLEDTLLRQSATGQQLRDRLQLLRSAAGTMPVSGPGVAVVLDDAEDVEAAENPQLARVLDVDLQLVVNGLWTAGAEAISINGQRLTALSGIRGANNMIHVNHQPLKPPYAVWAIGDSRTLPSRFSENIGGESLRVAASHGVRYAVRAEEALDLPAANPSLAYAESPEEVP, from the coding sequence GTGGCGGGCAAGAAGAACCACGGAACGCGTCCCCGCGACGCGTCGATGTCGCTGCTCAATAACATCTTTGCTCAGCCGCTCGACCCCGGATATCAGCAAGCGGCCGCCCGGCGGGAAAAGAGTGGCGACCCCGGTGGCGGGTCCCGGTTTTCGTTGGCATTGGTGGTCGGCATGCTGGCGCTCGGATTGCTCCTGGCCATGGCCATTCTCCAGGCACAGGGTACCGCCAGCGTGATCTCGGCCGAGCGAGAAGGGCTGATCGAGCGGATCCGCGTTCAGGAGGAACAGGTCGAGCGGCTCAGCGAGTCGATGGATTCTCTGCAATCCGAGATCTCGGACCTCGAGGACACTCTGCTACGCCAGTCGGCCACCGGGCAGCAACTGCGAGACAGGTTGCAGTTGCTGCGCAGTGCCGCGGGAACCATGCCGGTATCCGGACCGGGCGTGGCCGTGGTCCTCGACGATGCCGAAGACGTCGAAGCCGCCGAGAATCCCCAACTGGCTCGAGTACTCGATGTAGACCTTCAGCTAGTGGTGAACGGCCTGTGGACGGCGGGGGCGGAAGCAATCAGTATCAATGGTCAACGGCTGACGGCCTTGAGCGGCATCCGCGGGGCCAACAATATGATTCATGTCAATCATCAGCCGCTCAAACCGCCGTACGCGGTGTGGGCTATCGGTGATTCACGTACACTTCCGAGCCGGTTCAGTGAGAACATCGGCGGCGAGAGTCTGCGGGTAGCCGCGAGCCACGGCGTCAGATACGCGGTACGCGCCGAAGAAGCGCTGGACCTGCCCGCGGCCAACCCGTCGCTGGCGTACGCCGAGAGCCCAGAGGAGGTCCCGTGA
- a CDS encoding CDP-alcohol phosphatidyltransferase family protein: MDPQDTEVQTNRVFTIPNLLSLLRLLGVPLFLWLILVEEADLWALGVLAFAGISDYLDGKLARRWNQVSRLGELLDPLADRLYIFSTIIAFVLRDIIPLWFAILLVARDVFLLALVPLLRRRGLISLPVHFLGKAATFCLLYAFPLLLLGIGDGTLAMLAQVFGWAFAVWGVALYWWAGILYAEQVRRVLRDNPAAEEQEAEHDQ; this comes from the coding sequence GTGGATCCGCAGGACACGGAGGTGCAGACCAATCGGGTCTTCACCATTCCCAACCTGCTGTCGTTACTCCGGCTTCTCGGGGTGCCGCTGTTTCTCTGGTTGATCCTGGTTGAAGAGGCCGATTTATGGGCGCTTGGCGTGCTCGCGTTCGCCGGAATCAGCGACTATCTCGACGGCAAGCTCGCGCGCCGGTGGAATCAGGTCAGCCGGCTCGGTGAACTTCTTGATCCATTGGCCGACCGGCTATACATCTTCAGCACCATCATCGCATTCGTGCTGCGCGACATCATTCCGTTGTGGTTCGCGATCTTGCTTGTGGCGCGAGACGTCTTTTTGCTGGCTCTGGTGCCTCTGCTGCGCCGCCGGGGTCTCATCAGTCTGCCCGTGCATTTCCTGGGTAAAGCGGCGACATTCTGTCTGCTCTACGCGTTTCCGCTCTTGCTGCTGGGCATCGGAGACGGTACTCTCGCCATGTTGGCACAGGTGTTCGGGTGGGCATTTGCGGTTTGGGGAGTCGCGCTCTACTGGTGGGCCGGGATCCTCTATGCCGAGCAGGTGCGCCGTGTGCTGCGAGACAATCCGGCAGCAGAAGAGCAGGAAGCCGAGCACGACCAATGA
- a CDS encoding BBE domain-containing protein yields MSRRTVRPLANLKAVHDPTNMFRHNHNIPPASR; encoded by the coding sequence ATGTCACGGCGGACCGTACGGCCGCTGGCGAATCTCAAGGCCGTTCACGATCCCACCAACATGTTCCGGCACAACCACAACATCCCGCCCGCCAGCCGATAG
- a CDS encoding serine hydrolase domain-containing protein, giving the protein MSMNDDDRTGPAHTWPRRNGRTRRLRRHRSTLVVSAAVAALAALAACSSGSVASDDDAPAASATERPETGELSDEYDLAALQRDTDAICATGVTGVQVMVQTYEPEPWIATCGVADLESGEPVPRDSHFRAGSTAKTLMATVILQLSDEGELSLDDPVRDYLPDLVDDAGGPAGELTVRHLLQHTGGVRNYTEDSIDLDALLTALFEGDGDPPDSAPAEDFAADALRAGLEFTPGTSWEYSNTGYVLLGMVGEAVTGNRWDDEVSRRIIEPLGLDRTYVGANAIDLPEPRAQGYLELEPGEQLPVPPAGYGVVSADGGLVTTPSDMIAFFQGLLRGDLLAAETLAEMQDVVDIGEPFTAAVPLPAQYGLGLELAPLSCGAAYWHHGGDTLDFVHENAFADGGEYGVVISVSTQTFGADDTLWEAMAALRDNALCGRHAL; this is encoded by the coding sequence ATGAGCATGAACGACGACGATCGCACCGGTCCCGCACACACGTGGCCCCGCCGAAATGGGCGCACGCGCCGTCTCCGCCGGCACCGGTCGACACTGGTGGTTTCGGCTGCAGTTGCGGCGTTGGCGGCCCTGGCCGCGTGTTCGTCCGGAAGCGTCGCCAGTGACGACGACGCTCCGGCCGCGTCCGCGACCGAACGGCCGGAAACCGGCGAACTGAGCGACGAATACGATCTCGCCGCCTTGCAACGCGATACGGACGCCATCTGCGCCACGGGAGTGACGGGTGTGCAGGTGATGGTCCAGACGTATGAGCCGGAACCGTGGATCGCGACCTGCGGCGTGGCCGATCTGGAATCAGGCGAACCGGTACCGCGGGACAGCCATTTCCGGGCTGGCAGCACCGCGAAGACGCTCATGGCAACTGTGATCTTGCAGTTGTCCGACGAGGGAGAGCTATCGCTGGACGATCCGGTGCGCGATTATCTGCCCGACCTCGTCGATGACGCCGGTGGCCCTGCCGGTGAACTCACTGTCCGGCACCTGCTCCAGCACACCGGCGGCGTGCGCAACTACACCGAGGACAGCATCGATCTCGACGCGCTGCTCACCGCGCTGTTCGAGGGCGACGGGGACCCTCCCGACAGCGCGCCGGCGGAAGATTTCGCGGCCGACGCGCTGCGAGCCGGGCTCGAGTTCACCCCCGGCACCTCCTGGGAGTACAGCAATACCGGGTATGTCCTGCTGGGCATGGTCGGCGAGGCGGTGACCGGCAATCGCTGGGACGACGAGGTGTCGCGGCGGATCATCGAGCCGTTGGGCCTGGACCGGACCTACGTGGGGGCGAACGCCATTGATCTACCGGAACCACGAGCGCAGGGCTACCTCGAACTAGAACCAGGTGAACAGCTGCCGGTGCCGCCGGCCGGATACGGTGTCGTGAGCGCGGACGGGGGCCTGGTCACGACGCCGTCGGACATGATCGCGTTCTTCCAGGGGCTTCTCCGTGGTGACCTGCTGGCGGCCGAGACGCTGGCCGAGATGCAGGACGTGGTCGACATCGGAGAACCGTTCACCGCGGCCGTTCCGCTCCCCGCCCAGTATGGACTCGGGCTGGAGCTGGCGCCGTTGTCCTGCGGAGCGGCCTACTGGCACCACGGCGGCGACACCCTCGACTTCGTCCACGAGAATGCCTTCGCCGACGGCGGCGAGTACGGCGTCGTCATCTCCGTCTCCACCCAGACATTCGGCGCTGACGACACGCTGTGGGAGGCGATGGCCGCGCTGCGTGACAACGCCTTGTGTGGCCGCCACGCGCTCTGA